TACGACGGCCCCATCGACGGCGACTTCGGCGCCTCGACGCAAAACGCGATCGACCGTCTCGCCTCCCGCACCTGAGTCGGGAACACGAAAGCGAAACCGCCGGAAACGATCTCGTTTCCGGCGGTTTCATTTTGCTCCGGGCGTGCGGCGCGGTCCTGCTATTCGGGGTAGGTTTCGACGCTGTCCGGCGTCGGACTGTTGAAGAGGACCATGATCAGGGGATTGCCCGGCTCGGCCATTGCATCGGTGCGCAACCCCATGACCTCTCCGGCTATCTCGCATGTATACTCGGCGACCACGTCACCGAAGCCGTTGCGCTGGATGGCGACCTTCTGTCCAGCCTCGACCTTGTCGTTGAGTTTGACCAGATACTCGACGATCCCGCCCTTCGTCGCCAGGACGGGAAACCCGCTGTTGCCGATGAAGACGGTGACGTCCTTGGCCGTGCGACCCATCGGGCCGGCAACGATGCCATAGTGCTTGAGGACGTTCATCGTGCCTTCCACGAACAACGGGATCATCCCGGTATCGAGCACGCGGGCCGCGCCGACCTCCGGCGTTATGGCAGGGATGCCCACGTCGATGAAGGCATTGTGCAGCACGGTCGGATAGGCCTGTTTCGGCATGTTGAAGATCTGGCCGACGGGATAGAGGTCCAGCATCGCCTTGACCTCGGGCCGGTCGACCTCGCCGATGTTGAAGGCGGTGACCTCGACCCCGGTCGTGCCGGTGTGGAAATCGATTGCGGCGTCGGCATTCGGCCGTAGCAGCCGGTTGAACAGCAGACCGGCATGACGGCTCGTCGCCGTCAGGCCGTTCTCGTTCCCGGGCCATTCCCGGTTCATGTCGATCAGGTCGATGCCTCTGCCCTGATTGGGCCATCGGCGCTGCATGCCTTCCAGGGCCGGGCGGGAAATGTCGGTGACCGCCATGACCGTACCCGACATCTCTGACGGATCGAGCTGATTCATCACGGTCAGGACCGTTTGGATGGAACTCATCTCGTCGCCATGCACTCCGCTTGTCAGGACGACCCGTTTGCCCGGCTTCGCACCCCTGGCGACGATTACCGATACATTCCAGTGGTGCCCCGTGGGCGTTTCCACGCCCTGGAAATAGAGACGATGCGTCCTGCCCGGCTCCAGATCGTTCACGTCGAGCGCGCTGACGACTTTTTTCCCGTCGATGACGTCGCCGGTATAGACGGTTCCCGATCCCGGGCTTGCGGAGGCGGTCGCCTCCTCCTGCGCATTCGCGGCGCCGGCGCTGCCGAGAAGGGCCGCCGATGCGCCCACGGTTGCAATGGATGCGATCATGAAGTCGCGGCGATCGAGACGGTCCATGGTTTCCTCCGACATGATGGGCCTCTGTCACTATGAGGCGCGGGGCGTGCGATGGTGGGCGCTTCGGTGTCGAGCACCGCGCATATTCGCCCGGCCTGTTTCCGAGACCTGGACATTGCCCAACTTTATAGACGCCATCAATGGGGCTGCCCTGAGGCAGGCCAGCCGACATGAGTTCGTGCGATAATTGGTGGAAACTGGCGGGCCGAAGACGATGAAACTGAGAACTACGTCTACGCTATAGCCCTCCAAAATGATTGATGAAAGCGGACCCGGCGCGAGAGCGCCGGGACTTTTGCGGGCGGCCCTCCGGCTCACTACGGCGCAATGGGGGAGCGCGTTCGCCTCCGGGCCGGTGCGGCTATCGCCGCGTAGTGCGACACCTCCTGTCAGGGGGGATACGGGAGAACGAGATGCGCGGCATACCGATCCTCCCCACCATCCTCATCCGATGCCCTCTCGTTCTCTTGTTCGATAGATCGCTCACACGCCAGCAGCTTGAACAATGAAATGTAGGATGGCGTAGAGTGAAAGTGATTGTGAAGGCCCGCTGCTTGGATAGAGAGACGTGGCGGCATAGGGAGACCGAAAACAAGTTGGCAAAAACACGAACCCGAGGAAGGCCGACAACGGCTCTTGCAGGCGCGATTGCCGAACAGATCGTCGTTCAAGCCCTAAAGAGCTTCCGACGTGCCGGCTTCGAAGCGACGACGATCGATCATGTCGCCATCGCCTGCCGGGTTTCCAAGCATACGATCTATCGCCGGTTTCCGACCAAACGCGACCTCTTTGTGGCGGCCCTCGACTATGATCGACAGGGCTTCCTCGCCCGCTTGAACGGGCTGGAGATCGAGACCGAGAGCACTTTGGAGCGACTGCGGCGCACCTGTCTCGAACTGTTCGAACTCGTCGTCTCGCCCGGCAACACCGATCTTTATCGCGCCTGTATCGGCGCGGCGCCCAGGCATCCCGAGATCGGCGCTCATTTCCGGGAAAGCGAGCGGCGCATTCAGGATGTGATTGAGCCTCTGGTCCAGCAGGCCCAGGACGAGAAACTTCTGATCGAGGGCGACTCCCGCCGCCTCACTCGCCAGCTCTATTACGCAACGATCGGTGAGGTTTGGCTTCACGCTCTTTTGGGCAGCGAGCAGGCAGACGACGAGACGACACGCGAGACCATCTTCAACGACAATTGGGCAATGTTCATCGCCGCCTTCGGCAAGCCAGCCAACCGTCTGTCACCATAAAAGCACGGCACCGTGCTTTTTAATGGACTTCGCTTCCTCCCCGCATAAAATGGCGCGCAAATCGCGCCGTAGGGGAGGTTTTACGATGTCGTCACCTGTTGCGCCCGCCGCGAATGCCGGCTGGCCACATATCGTCTTTGCCATCCTCATGGTGCCGATCGGGCTTTTTCTTCTCGTCGGGGGCGTATGGCTCATCGCGCTTGGTGGCTCCTGGTATTATCTCGCGACCGGACTTGCCTGCCTGGGTTCCGGCTATCTGCTCTATCGCGGCAGGATGCTGGGCATCTGGCTCTATACGGCCATGCTGCTGTGGACTCTTATGTGGTCCTTTCTTGAAGTCGGCCTCGATTTTTGGGGCGTGTTCCCGCGCATTGCGGGGCCTGCCGTGTTGGGGTTGTGGCTCGCGCTGCCGATGGTCTGGCGCCCGTTGTTGACCCGCGCCGCAGGCACGCGCGCGTTCGCGGTGGCGAAGCGGGGACGCTTTTCCCGACCGACACGGCTCGCGGTTCTAGGCAGCTTGGCGGTCGTGCTGGCCGGCGCAGGCGTGATGGTCAGCCGGACCTTGCTGGCGCCATCCGCTACGGATGTTCATGCGTCTGGTGCTGTCTCGACGGACAGGCCGGCGGGCCTGAACACGCCTGATGGCGCGGAGGTCGCGAATCCAGTGCCGGGCGCCGACGATTGGAGCGATTGGGGCCGAACAGCCAGCGGCGACCGTTTCATTCCATTTGAGCAGATCACGACGGCCAACGTTGCGAACCTCGAAATCGCATGGACCTATCGAACCGGGGGCGCGGGGCCGAACCAGGCCACACCCTTGCAGATCAACGACACGCTCTATTTCTGCACCCGCGACAACATCGTCGTGGCGCTCGACGCCGAGACCGGCTCCGAACGCTGGCAATATAATCCGGTGCTGGGTCCGCTCGCGAATGGCGGCGGCTGCCGGGGCGTCTCCTTCCATCGTCAGGACACGACGCCCGCCGATGGACAATGCCAGTCACGGATCATCACGACGACACGCGACGCTCGCCTGATCGCCGTCGATGCTCGCGATGGTCGGCCCTGCGTCGGCTTCGGGGTGGATGGCGAGATCGACCTGCGGTCAGGGATGGGTGAGGACGTGTTGGGCTACCAACACAACACGTCGCCCGCTCTCGTGGTCGGCAACGTGGCCGTCGTCGGCTCGGCGATCCATGACGGTCAGTCGGTGGATGAGCCTTCTGGCGTGATTCGCGCCTACAACGCCGTCAGCGGGGCCTTTCTGTGGGCGTGGGACATGGGCCGCCCCGGCGTCAATACCGAGCCCGGTCCCGGCGAGACCTACACGCGCGGCACACCCAATGTCTGGAGCCTGATGAGCGCCGATCCCGACCTGGGGATGATCTATCTGCCGCTCGGCAATGCCACGCCTGACTATTACGGCGGCCATCGCACACCAGAGATGGAGAAATACGCATCGTCCGTCGTCGCGCTACGGGTCGCGGACGGGTCCGTCGCCTGGTATTTCCAGACGGTTCACCACGACATTTGGGACCTCGACGTAGCCTCTCAGCCGGTGCTGATCGATTTCCCCACCGAAAACGGGCCGGTGCCCGCCGTCCTCCAGGCGACCAAACGCGGTCAGTTCTTCGTGTTCAATCGCGCGACGGGCGAGCCGCTGATCGATGTCGAGGAACGGCCGGTGCCGCAGGGCGCGGTCGAAGGCGACTTCACCGCACCCACGCAGCCCTATCCGAGCGGCATGCCACACGTCGCTGGCGAACGGCTGCGCGAGGCCGACATGTGGGGCCTTACCCCGCTCGACCAGTTGATGTGCCGCATCGTGTTCAAACAATCCCGATACGAAGGCGAATTCACACCGCCGTCCTTGCAAGGGTCCATCCTCTATCCGGGCTTCTTCGGCGGTTCGAATTGGGGAAGCGTCTCCATCGACACCAAACGCAACATCATGCTGGCATCGAGCCAACGCCTCGCCCAACTCGTCACTCTCTATCCGCGCGACCATCCGATCGCTGCCGGAATCGAGGCGACGGGTCCGGATGGTCGCCCCCTGATCCACCAGGGGGAAGCATCGCCGCAACATGGCGTGCCCTACGTAGCGACCAATGGGGGCTTCATGTCGCCGATCGGCGTTCCCTGCCAGCGACCGCCCTATGGCATGATGACGGCGATCGACCTCGACACGCGCACCGTGCTTTGGGAAAGGCCACTCGGCACCACCCGCAACAGTGGACCATTCGGCTTGGCCATCGGCCTGCCGCTGGAAATGGGCGTCCCCGTCAACGGTGGCTCGCTGGTGACGGCCAGCGGCCTCACTTTCCATGCCGGTTCGCAGGACGGCTACCTGCGCGCCTTCAATACCGAGACGGGCG
This DNA window, taken from Shinella zoogloeoides, encodes the following:
- a CDS encoding membrane-bound PQQ-dependent dehydrogenase, glucose/quinate/shikimate family, which produces MSSPVAPAANAGWPHIVFAILMVPIGLFLLVGGVWLIALGGSWYYLATGLACLGSGYLLYRGRMLGIWLYTAMLLWTLMWSFLEVGLDFWGVFPRIAGPAVLGLWLALPMVWRPLLTRAAGTRAFAVAKRGRFSRPTRLAVLGSLAVVLAGAGVMVSRTLLAPSATDVHASGAVSTDRPAGLNTPDGAEVANPVPGADDWSDWGRTASGDRFIPFEQITTANVANLEIAWTYRTGGAGPNQATPLQINDTLYFCTRDNIVVALDAETGSERWQYNPVLGPLANGGGCRGVSFHRQDTTPADGQCQSRIITTTRDARLIAVDARDGRPCVGFGVDGEIDLRSGMGEDVLGYQHNTSPALVVGNVAVVGSAIHDGQSVDEPSGVIRAYNAVSGAFLWAWDMGRPGVNTEPGPGETYTRGTPNVWSLMSADPDLGMIYLPLGNATPDYYGGHRTPEMEKYASSVVALRVADGSVAWYFQTVHHDIWDLDVASQPVLIDFPTENGPVPAVLQATKRGQFFVFNRATGEPLIDVEERPVPQGAVEGDFTAPTQPYPSGMPHVAGERLREADMWGLTPLDQLMCRIVFKQSRYEGEFTPPSLQGSILYPGFFGGSNWGSVSIDTKRNIMLASSQRLAQLVTLYPRDHPIAAGIEATGPDGRPLIHQGEASPQHGVPYVATNGGFMSPIGVPCQRPPYGMMTAIDLDTRTVLWERPLGTTRNSGPFGLAIGLPLEMGVPVNGGSLVTASGLTFHAGSQDGYLRAFNTETGDEVWRSALPVGSQATPMSYISPESGEQFIVVTAGGAMGIAQTGDYVVAYRLRRS
- a CDS encoding TetR/AcrR family transcriptional regulator yields the protein MKVIVKARCLDRETWRHRETENKLAKTRTRGRPTTALAGAIAEQIVVQALKSFRRAGFEATTIDHVAIACRVSKHTIYRRFPTKRDLFVAALDYDRQGFLARLNGLEIETESTLERLRRTCLELFELVVSPGNTDLYRACIGAAPRHPEIGAHFRESERRIQDVIEPLVQQAQDEKLLIEGDSRRLTRQLYYATIGEVWLHALLGSEQADDETTRETIFNDNWAMFIAAFGKPANRLSP
- a CDS encoding succinylglutamate desuccinylase/aspartoacylase family protein, encoding MSEETMDRLDRRDFMIASIATVGASAALLGSAGAANAQEEATASASPGSGTVYTGDVIDGKKVVSALDVNDLEPGRTHRLYFQGVETPTGHHWNVSVIVARGAKPGKRVVLTSGVHGDEMSSIQTVLTVMNQLDPSEMSGTVMAVTDISRPALEGMQRRWPNQGRGIDLIDMNREWPGNENGLTATSRHAGLLFNRLLRPNADAAIDFHTGTTGVEVTAFNIGEVDRPEVKAMLDLYPVGQIFNMPKQAYPTVLHNAFIDVGIPAITPEVGAARVLDTGMIPLFVEGTMNVLKHYGIVAGPMGRTAKDVTVFIGNSGFPVLATKGGIVEYLVKLNDKVEAGQKVAIQRNGFGDVVAEYTCEIAGEVMGLRTDAMAEPGNPLIMVLFNSPTPDSVETYPE